GTTCGTTTTCGAATTCTTTTATGTTGTTTGAAATTTCAGAGGAACGGGACATTGCATATTCGGAAAGCATGTCGGCCATTCTTTCAATAGCCCCCGGAGCGAAAATTTCATTATAAAGTTGGTCAATGACAACGTTCTCTACAAAATCAGCACCAATAGATTTCATATTGCAGGTATGATTCCTGTACCTTGTACCGCAGGTGTAGCACCTGTATTTACTTTTGTTCCTTCCTGCAAACTTTCTTTGACCGTACATACCACCATTACATTCCCCGCAAAAAACCAGACCACTCAAAAGGTAGTTTTCCTTTGCAGAGTTGGCGGCCCTGGCACGTTTGTTTCCGATCATCTTTTTACTCACCTCATTCCATAATTCCTTTGAAATAATAGCAGGCATTCCGTTTTCCACCCGGATTATATGTTCATCCGATTTTGAACTATGGTTATTACGCTTGCCTCCGGCTTTGCTAACAGTGCGGTTGAAAATATATGTACCGGTATATTTCTCGTTTTTCAGTATATCGTGGAGGCTATTCTTGCCGAAGGACCGCCCGGACTTGCTCCTGTAGCCCTCACGGTTCATGGTGTCAATTATCTCATTGTAGCTGTGGCCTGAAGCATACATTTCAAATATGGTTCTTACAATCCGTGCTTCAGATTCATTTATAGCATAGCTTTTGTCAGAGAGTACATCGTAACCAAGGGGTGGAGTACCTCCGTTGTGCCTGCACTGTAGGGCAGTTTCCTTCATGCCCTTCATAACCTCACGGGCAAGGTTTGCACTGTAGTACTCGGCCATGCCTTCCAACACTGATTCAAGAATGATATTCTCCGGGCTGTCGTCCAGATTTTCCAGAACAGATATAAGCTTCACACCGTTCTTTTTCAGCTGTCTTTTGTAGAAGGCAGAATCGTACCTGTCACGGCTGAACCTGTCCAGTATGTGGACTATAACAGCATTGAACAGCCCTGTTGCACTGTCTTTCATCATCTGCAGGAACTGTGGCCTGTTGTCTGTTGTGGCGGATCGTGCCTCATCAGAATATATCTTTACTATGCTATAACCGTTTCTTTGGGCATATTCATTAATGGCCCTTACCTGTGCATCTATGGATTCCTCTCTTTGGTTGTCGCTTGAATATCTTGCATATATAGCAGCTATCATGACATACACCTCCATGTTATATTCTTTCATAAATATGTACTGACGGAAAGTTGGCAAGGTACAAACTTCTTTTACCGTCTATGTCCCACAGACAATTCTGCTTTGACATAAATTCCAACTTTTGAAGCATGAACTCATTTGTTACCTGAAAGTATTCCACCAGACCATCAAATGACGGTTGAAGCCATTCTCTAAGGGAATCAATTAGCATACCTGTAGGTACCATGAAATCTGTTGCCCACCGTAAGGCCAATTGTTCAATTTTGTCCACCGTGAGCCTATCCCTGTAGCACATGTATTTCCGTGGGGTTATATCGCCGATGGTGGTCCTGTAGTGGCCTATCTCTTCTGCAAGGACACAGCGGTAAAGCTTCTCATCATCCCTGATACTTTCGTTAATCAAAATAACATAGTAGTTCCCATCACAATAATAGTATCCCAGTATTGATTCCGGCAAGGGGGCAAATTCCTTGATAATGTGACATTTTCTACATATAAATTCTAGTTTTTCTGTTAGTATCATATGGTTACCTCGAATAATTTGTCGAACGTATGTTCTATTATATAACATAACTTATAATTTTAAAAGGATAAAAAATGTGACATGTTGTTTCACATTTTTACGCATGCTGATATAATTAACGTATAAAATGTATAAAATTAACAAGTGAGGTAGGTATATGTTCTTAACTGAGGAATTACCTTATAAGCACGATTGTCCTAAATCTATTGAAGATTATGCTAAAAAACTTATAGATAAAAGCTTTAAAGAAATATTTAATAAGGATATTGAAAAGGCTGGAAATAAAGGTGGTCTTGGTCAGTTACTAGAAGAAGAGTTTTTTTATCTTCAGAACAATAGTGATTCTGAACCTGATTTCAAAGAAGCTGGCGTTGAGTTGAAGGCGACACCTTTTAAAAAGAAAAAGTCCAATTCGTTTTGTGCGAAAGAACGTCTTGTACTCGGCATAATCAATTATATGGAAGTACATAAGGAAGAGTTTGATAAGAGTTCTTTCATGAAGAAAAATGCCTTATTACTTTTGGTTTTT
This region of Clostridium sp. BNL1100 genomic DNA includes:
- a CDS encoding ImmA/IrrE family metallo-endopeptidase, encoding MILTEKLEFICRKCHIIKEFAPLPESILGYYYCDGNYYVILINESIRDDEKLYRCVLAEEIGHYRTTIGDITPRKYMCYRDRLTVDKIEQLALRWATDFMVPTGMLIDSLREWLQPSFDGLVEYFQVTNEFMLQKLEFMSKQNCLWDIDGKRSLYLANFPSVHIYERI